Genomic DNA from Coriobacteriia bacterium:
GCCAAGGAGCTCGGGGTCCCCGTGCTCGCTCTCTCGCAGCTCTCGCGCGCGGTCGAGGCCCGACCCGACAAGCGCCCACTGCTCTCTGACCTGCGCGAATCCGGAGCCATCGAGCAGGATGCCGACGTCGTCATGTTCATCCACCGCGACACCCGCCCACCGCTCGGTGACGACACCGAGGACGACTCGCGAAGGCACTTCCCGGAGAAGGGGATGGCCGAACTCATCGTCGCGAAGCACCGCAACGGGCCGACCGGAGTGGTGCACCTCACGTTCAACTCGAACTTCACGAGGTTCGGCGACGCGACGACGAAGAACCGCTGACCCGCAGCCGGCCACCGTCGGTGCGGCCCGTCTCGCCAGGCCGGCCGCCGTCCCCTGCGCGCTACGCCCCCTCCGCCCCGAACTCCTCGGGCGCCCGTCCGATGGCGCGTATCGAGCACGTCGAGATCGCGTAGAGTCCCAGGTCCTCGGCCCGAGCGATGACGCGCGGCTGGTCGGCGCCCGGGTTGAGGTAGACCACGGCGATCGAGTCGCCGGCCTCGCGCTCCATATCGGCGAGCGCCTCCAGCACCTCGATCGCCGCGTCCTCGTGCAGGTAGATGCTGGCGATGAAGGGCAGGGACGGCAGGTCTCGCACGTCGGCATACACGCTCTGTCCCTCGATCTCGCCGCTCCTCGGGTTCACGGGCCACACCGTATAGCCCTCGTCGGTGTACGCGCGCACCGCCTTGTTGCCGAACTTCGCGCGGTCGGCCGACGCGCCGACGACCGCCACCGGCCGCTCGATCCTGCGCGCCCGGCGCGCCCCCTCAGGACCCTCGTAGGGATGCTGGCTGCGCTCCCTGGTCTGCTCCTCGAGGGGTACCTGGTGCCCCATCCCGCTCAACTTCGTGTCAGGCATCGGCTGTCTCCTCGGCCGCCTCGCCCAGCATGCCCTCGAACTC
This window encodes:
- a CDS encoding CoA-binding protein, whose translation is MPDTKLSGMGHQVPLEEQTRERSQHPYEGPEGARRARRIERPVAVVGASADRAKFGNKAVRAYTDEGYTVWPVNPRSGEIEGQSVYADVRDLPSLPFIASIYLHEDAAIEVLEALADMEREAGDSIAVVYLNPGADQPRVIARAEDLGLYAISTCSIRAIGRAPEEFGAEGA